The Octadecabacter arcticus 238 genome contains a region encoding:
- the truA gene encoding tRNA pseudouridine(38-40) synthase TruA, translating into MPRYALKIEYDGAPFCGWQRQTSDPSVQGAIEAALAKLEPREHKIGAAGRTDAGVHALGQVAHCDMDKAWDAFRLSEALNFHLKPAPISIVACAQVSDDWHARFSALERRYLFRLVNRRAPLVLEVGKVWQVGQKLDGALMQAGADRLLGHHDFTTFRSTVCQADSPMRTLDGLKVQQVTRVDGAQEFQFHVRARSFLHNQVRSFVGTLERVGAGAWTPDDVTAALNARDRTACGPVCPPHGLYLAGVSYPEDPFA; encoded by the coding sequence ATGCCCAGATACGCGCTCAAAATTGAATACGACGGCGCACCGTTTTGCGGCTGGCAGCGTCAAACCAGCGATCCGTCGGTTCAGGGCGCGATAGAAGCTGCATTGGCAAAACTGGAACCGCGCGAACACAAGATTGGCGCAGCAGGGCGTACAGATGCCGGGGTGCACGCCTTGGGGCAAGTGGCGCATTGCGATATGGACAAAGCTTGGGATGCGTTCCGCCTGTCCGAGGCGTTGAATTTCCATCTTAAGCCCGCGCCGATTTCTATCGTCGCCTGCGCACAGGTGTCAGATGATTGGCACGCGCGCTTTTCAGCGCTTGAGCGGCGTTATTTGTTTCGGTTGGTGAACCGCCGCGCGCCTTTGGTGTTGGAGGTGGGCAAGGTCTGGCAGGTCGGCCAAAAACTGGACGGGGCTTTGATGCAGGCGGGTGCAGATCGTCTGCTGGGTCACCATGATTTCACAACATTTCGATCAACAGTGTGTCAGGCGGACAGCCCGATGCGCACGTTGGACGGGTTGAAAGTGCAACAAGTTACCCGCGTTGATGGCGCACAAGAGTTCCAGTTCCACGTGCGCGCGCGATCTTTCCTGCACAACCAGGTGCGCAGCTTTGTCGGCACACTGGAACGGGTCGGCGCAGGCGCGTGGACGCCCGATGATGTGACGGCCGCATTAAACGCCCGCGACCGCACCGCCTGCGGACCGGTTTGCCCACCGCATGGGTTATACTTGGCCGGCGTCAGCTACCCCGAAGACCCGTTTGCCTGA
- a CDS encoding M42 family metallopeptidase, translated as MNAELLRQLCEMPGVPGHEDRVRKLIMSEIDGLFDEVTVDPMGSLLCRRDADKPDAPKIMLLCHMDEIGFLVSHISDKGYLYLQPVGGFDPRNLFSRRVLVCTEDGDFKGVMNPGGKPIHISSAEDRKKIPEVGEFYVDLGLGEAAKDVIKVGDFVVMDEPFIEIGDKFVSKALDNRIACWLGIEMMKKLGSKGRGAEIHVVFTTQEEVGLRGARTSAFKVQPDIGIGIDTTLACDTPGVPDKDATTVQGKGFGLHVRDSSFIADKALVREIETLAIKNDIPYQRTMLAAGGQDGAAAQQAAAGARAVGIVVGTRYIHTVTEMIHKTDLQAALDILTAYLADQ; from the coding sequence ATGAACGCCGAACTTCTCCGTCAACTGTGTGAAATGCCAGGTGTGCCGGGCCATGAAGACCGCGTGCGCAAGTTGATCATGAGCGAGATTGACGGCCTGTTTGACGAGGTCACAGTCGATCCGATGGGATCGCTCCTATGTCGCCGTGACGCCGACAAACCGGACGCGCCGAAGATCATGTTGCTGTGCCACATGGACGAAATCGGCTTTCTTGTCAGCCATATCAGCGACAAAGGGTATCTGTACTTGCAGCCTGTCGGCGGCTTTGATCCGCGCAATCTGTTCTCGCGCCGCGTGCTGGTGTGCACCGAAGATGGCGACTTCAAGGGCGTGATGAACCCGGGCGGCAAACCGATCCACATTTCATCGGCTGAGGATCGCAAAAAGATTCCTGAGGTCGGGGAGTTCTACGTTGATCTCGGCTTGGGCGAGGCCGCCAAGGACGTCATCAAAGTCGGCGATTTTGTGGTGATGGATGAACCGTTCATCGAAATCGGCGACAAGTTTGTGTCTAAAGCGCTCGACAATCGGATCGCGTGCTGGCTCGGCATTGAGATGATGAAAAAGCTCGGCTCAAAAGGGCGCGGAGCGGAGATTCACGTGGTGTTCACGACACAAGAAGAAGTCGGGCTGCGCGGGGCGCGAACGTCGGCGTTCAAGGTACAGCCAGACATCGGCATTGGCATCGACACCACGCTGGCCTGCGACACGCCCGGCGTGCCCGACAAGGACGCGACAACAGTTCAAGGCAAAGGATTCGGGTTACATGTGCGCGACAGTAGCTTCATCGCGGACAAGGCATTGGTGCGCGAGATTGAAACACTCGCGATCAAGAATGACATCCCCTATCAACGCACGATGCTGGCCGCCGGCGGCCAAGACGGGGCCGCCGCACAACAGGCAGCAGCAGGTGCGCGGGCTGTCGGGATCGTCGTTGGCACGCGCTATATTCACACGGTCACAGAGATGATCCACAAAACAGATTTGCAGGCGGCGTTGGACATTTTAACGGCGTATCTGGCCGATCAGTGA
- a CDS encoding YcjF family protein codes for MTQKAKNGPVLFDLDGTDDLTPSTALPVPELDVIPTPAAMQRVASLAAKGPNRLARWFWGLLVSLISFLIGVAAWDFMIGLLDRSPVLGLIAVGLTGLFCGVLLLITFREMAAFGRLRRVDRIQTGATEALLDHNLTRAREVTSQIMALYRGRDDTRWGRQAFADKQGDVLDADALLGLAETTILAPLDARARLEVEAAARQVATVTAIVPLALADVFTALMANMRMIRRIAEIYEGRAGTLGTWRLTKQVLSHLVATGAVAVGDDLIGSVAGGGVLSKVSRRFGEGVINGALTARVGVAAMEVCRPLSFTVERKPSVTSLVKRSLTGLFGLTSKDH; via the coding sequence ATGACACAAAAAGCCAAAAACGGCCCCGTTCTTTTTGATCTGGACGGTACTGATGATTTGACGCCATCGACAGCGCTACCGGTGCCAGAACTGGACGTCATCCCGACCCCTGCCGCCATGCAGCGCGTGGCGAGTTTGGCAGCAAAAGGCCCGAACCGTCTGGCGCGTTGGTTTTGGGGCCTTCTGGTTTCGCTCATCAGTTTCCTGATCGGCGTGGCTGCTTGGGATTTCATGATTGGCTTGCTGGACCGCTCACCCGTTTTAGGTTTGATCGCTGTTGGTCTAACGGGGTTGTTTTGCGGCGTCCTGTTGCTGATCACCTTTCGGGAAATGGCGGCATTCGGGCGATTGCGCCGCGTTGATCGCATCCAGACCGGTGCCACCGAAGCGCTACTTGACCACAATCTGACCCGTGCGCGCGAAGTTACGTCCCAGATCATGGCGCTGTATCGTGGCCGCGATGACACCCGTTGGGGACGGCAGGCATTTGCCGATAAACAAGGAGACGTGCTGGACGCAGACGCACTTCTGGGCCTTGCAGAAACCACGATCCTTGCGCCGTTGGACGCCCGCGCAAGGCTTGAGGTCGAGGCCGCTGCGCGCCAAGTCGCCACCGTCACGGCAATTGTGCCGCTGGCATTGGCAGATGTGTTTACCGCCCTTATGGCCAATATGCGAATGATCCGACGTATTGCTGAAATCTACGAAGGACGCGCAGGTACACTGGGAACTTGGCGGCTGACCAAACAGGTTTTGTCGCATTTGGTTGCAACGGGGGCCGTCGCCGTGGGGGACGATCTGATTGGGTCGGTCGCGGGCGGCGGTGTGCTGTCCAAAGTGTCGCGTCGTTTTGGCGAAGGTGTCATAAACGGCGCGCTCACCGCCCGCGTTGGCGTCGCCGCCATGGAGGTTTGCCGCCCACTTTCTTTTACCGTTGAACGCAAACCGTCCGTCACCAGCCTGGTGAAGCGCAGCCTGACAGGCCTGTTCGGACTGACATCAAAAGATCACTGA
- a CDS encoding YcjX family protein — protein sequence MVITTLADTITRSVGAVTDTLSAPFTEPVIRLGVTGLSRAGKTVFITSLVANLLNRGRMPQFHAAASGRIQTIYLQPQPDDTVPRFDYENHLAALTAKTPHWPEGTKRISELRLSMRVQPTGLLGSFQGPRTVHLDIVDYPGEWLLDLSLMDKDFATWSAEVLSRLAGRPAAADFATALEACDPAKGFDEPQAKGLAAAFTAHLNAAREAGFSDCTPGRFLLPGDLEGSPVLTFAPLPLVDRPARKSLWREFERRFESYKRNVVRPFFRDHFAKIDRQIVLVDMLGAIHSGPQAVEDMRRAMADILGAFRPGRNSFLTRLFQGRQIDKILFAATKADHLHHQQHPQLTAITQALLRDAQDRVEFFGATTQAMSIAALRTTVEETRNHKGANLGVVRGQLLNTNEQKAFYPGALPSDPAHLLGPARSGAENWLDADYEIMSFAPAPLTLKPGDGPPHIRLDRAAQFLLGDKL from the coding sequence GTGGTCATAACAACCCTTGCGGATACCATCACGCGTAGCGTGGGTGCAGTTACAGACACGTTAAGCGCACCGTTCACGGAACCGGTTATCCGCTTGGGTGTGACGGGGCTCAGTCGCGCAGGAAAGACGGTGTTTATCACGTCTTTGGTCGCCAACTTGTTAAACCGTGGGCGGATGCCGCAATTTCATGCAGCGGCGTCGGGGCGCATTCAGACGATTTATTTGCAACCGCAACCCGACGATACGGTGCCGCGGTTTGATTACGAAAACCACCTTGCCGCGCTGACCGCCAAGACACCACACTGGCCCGAGGGCACGAAGCGGATTTCAGAATTACGCCTGTCAATGCGGGTGCAGCCGACAGGGTTGCTCGGCTCGTTTCAGGGTCCGCGCACGGTGCATTTGGATATCGTGGATTATCCCGGCGAATGGCTGTTGGATTTGTCCCTGATGGATAAAGATTTCGCGACGTGGTCTGCCGAAGTCTTATCGCGCTTGGCGGGTCGCCCCGCCGCCGCGGATTTTGCAACAGCGCTTGAAGCGTGTGACCCCGCAAAGGGGTTTGACGAACCACAGGCAAAGGGCCTTGCAGCTGCATTTACCGCCCATCTCAACGCCGCGCGTGAGGCCGGGTTTTCCGACTGCACGCCTGGGCGGTTCCTGTTGCCCGGTGATCTCGAAGGCTCGCCTGTGTTGACATTCGCCCCGCTGCCACTGGTGGACCGGCCCGCCCGCAAATCCCTGTGGCGCGAATTTGAGCGGCGGTTCGAGAGCTACAAACGCAATGTCGTGCGCCCGTTCTTTCGCGATCATTTCGCAAAGATCGACCGCCAGATCGTGCTGGTCGACATGCTTGGCGCGATCCATTCCGGCCCGCAAGCGGTTGAGGACATGCGCCGCGCTATGGCGGATATCCTTGGCGCTTTTCGCCCGGGCCGTAACAGTTTCCTGACACGGCTTTTTCAAGGCCGACAGATTGACAAAATTCTGTTTGCCGCGACCAAAGCTGACCATTTACACCACCAACAACACCCGCAATTGACCGCCATAACCCAAGCACTTTTGCGTGATGCGCAAGACCGCGTGGAATTTTTTGGCGCCACAACGCAGGCCATGTCCATCGCCGCGTTGCGCACCACCGTTGAAGAAACCCGCAACCACAAAGGTGCAAACCTTGGCGTGGTGCGCGGCCAGCTATTGAACACCAATGAACAAAAAGCATTCTACCCCGGTGCCTTACCCAGCGACCCCGCACATCTGCTTGGCCCCGCACGATCGGGGGCAGAAAACTGGCTTGATGCAGACTATGAAATCATGAGTTTCGCGCCTGCGCCGCTCACCCTCAAACCCGGGGATGGGCCGCCGCATATCCGACTTGATCGCGCTGCACAGTTTCTATTGGGGGATAAGCTATGA
- a CDS encoding DUF3726 domain-containing protein yields MTDRFEKSANEIEALVLKAARGGGLSLGLAEDLAKATAFLDLDQLAICPCHKGGAAIAIPTALDLVAAGDGPQTVVADRATVDAYVASIEHHTGQTLIWDATSTGAVFQRFERTKSVVHSSKGRRVIPAALNGHLTDMAAKTLVPETESSRIGGAGAGLTDND; encoded by the coding sequence ATGACTGACCGCTTTGAGAAATCCGCCAATGAGATCGAGGCGCTGGTTCTAAAGGCCGCGCGCGGCGGCGGTCTGTCGCTTGGTCTGGCTGAGGATTTGGCGAAGGCGACTGCCTTCCTCGATCTGGACCAGCTTGCGATTTGTCCTTGTCACAAGGGCGGCGCGGCAATTGCTATCCCGACGGCACTTGACCTTGTCGCAGCGGGCGACGGGCCGCAAACTGTCGTCGCGGATCGTGCAACAGTTGATGCCTATGTCGCATCAATTGAACATCACACAGGGCAAACTCTGATTTGGGATGCCACATCAACGGGCGCGGTATTCCAGCGGTTTGAACGGACAAAATCCGTCGTGCATTCAAGCAAAGGACGGCGTGTCATACCTGCCGCACTCAACGGTCACCTTACTGATATGGCGGCGAAAACCTTGGTCCCGGAAACCGAAAGCTCCCGCATTGGTGGGGCTGGTGCAGGGCTGACGGACAACGACTAA
- a CDS encoding YbjN domain-containing protein produces MVLAESFEFTDDIHPIDLVEHIAEHHAWEFDRIHDDQIAFAVEGQWRTYAITLAWSAYDQTLRLICTFEMEPPAERMAELYECLNLTNDMCWAGAFTFWADQKLMVYRYGLVLAGEQVAGPEQIDTMINAAVLSAERFYPAFQLVTWAERTPKDAIQVAIAEAYGRA; encoded by the coding sequence ATGGTACTCGCAGAAAGTTTTGAGTTCACGGATGATATCCACCCGATTGATCTGGTGGAACATATTGCAGAACACCACGCGTGGGAGTTTGATCGCATCCACGACGACCAGATTGCATTTGCCGTGGAAGGCCAATGGCGTACCTATGCGATCACGCTGGCGTGGTCGGCCTATGATCAAACCCTGCGCCTGATCTGCACGTTTGAAATGGAACCACCGGCTGAGCGTATGGCCGAGCTTTATGAATGTCTGAACCTGACCAATGACATGTGTTGGGCGGGCGCGTTTACATTCTGGGCCGATCAAAAGCTGATGGTGTATCGCTATGGTCTTGTCCTCGCGGGTGAACAGGTTGCGGGACCCGAACAGATTGACACGATGATCAACGCGGCTGTGCTCAGCGCTGAGCGTTTTTATCCGGCGTTCCAATTGGTCACATGGGCCGAACGCACGCCCAAAGACGCCATTCAGGTCGCCATCGCAGAAGCCTACGGGCGCGCATAA